From a region of the Cygnus atratus isolate AKBS03 ecotype Queensland, Australia chromosome 3, CAtr_DNAZoo_HiC_assembly, whole genome shotgun sequence genome:
- the MAP10 gene encoding microtubule-associated protein 10: MPGGGGEGLYCLELLVAAVRVAAPGPALRPAVALRFLDFPPLLLLPAASSSPLLSGRPFPFGRGKRCLFRWRRGSLRSALRRQPLRVLLVALPAGPGPQPARLLGACRLSLAPAAARLLRCPGPPASWGRRGRFPLRDAAGRPVGEVALGVRLSRLRDGGERGPASPRAASPHASSSPEEEDEEEEEGGNIICPPVLYYRCEPAQPRPPPAAAAGQEERVVVHSPQGHDEAQSPPRPSAGPSLLHPQQPHATLGQLPLLSALLAELSLITGHAAPAAVHPHLASLYQAPRSSGTDLQPPGCSSVLKPAKAPARSHGNSGAASPPFRQGLQEATSQESAQAVRRPKKAAPQGETGSERNCKPKENRPPRRKLLYGLTNTLRLRLQQTNPDKLILLERREQYRRKQMEMLKERSPSSKKKLLRNAGEKHIVPYKHCSNGDSSKQDGQFDEIVETPLQNCALKEYFSSTGDVSPDLQKQAVERLLRKNETANKEHTRKVTAAPLLEETVLKSAHKERELKVQLPAAVPSDANAKGSNGNEEEVHLLHHKTTEHDDVSVVSDHKLSPSTSVEKNSELIYSDDFVVSPDNTAYSEDFTSAECTGRDLEAFDSSPEPLWLESPKRPWSDTEPESIRSRVSKASQSAESTSDLPVQSASSPVHSLKRNRKLKNSRRTRGESVDVLNDVSIQRRLFDEEQEAQQINKDENRVDQDIKQASIPRSKQVSTDTDQNVGKGQTSVEQSQSLTQVSSYLPPDLSDLEPSALETSLPDTDGDFLGQLHVPNQYKDISELVINNLPGYTM, from the coding sequence atgccgggcggcggcggcgaggggcTGTactgcctggagctgctggtggcGGCCGTGCGGGTGGCGGCGCCGGGCCCCGCGCTGCGCCCGGCCGTGGCGCTGCGCTTCCTCGACTTCCCCCCGCTCCTGCTGCTCCCGGCCGCCTCCTCCTCGCCGCTGCTCTCGGGCCGGCCCTTTCCCTTCGGCCGCGGCAAACGCTGCCTCTTCCGCTGGCGCCGGGGCTCGCTGCGCTCCGCGCTCCGCCGCCAGCCGCTGCGCGTCCTGCTCGTGGCGCTgcccgccgggcccggcccgcaGCCCGCCCGCCTGCTCGGCGCCTGCCGCCTCTCGctcgcccccgccgccgcccggctgCTGCGGTGCCCCGGGCCGCCCGCCTCGTGGGGCCGCCGCGGCCGCTTCCCGCTGCGGGacgccgccggccgccccgtCGGGGAGGTGGCGCTGGGCGTCCGCCTCAGCAGGCTGCGGGacggcggggagcggggccccgCCAGCCCCCGCGCTGCCTCGCCGCacgcctcctcctcccctgagGAGGaagacgaggaggaggaggaagggggcaACATCATCTGCCCTCCCGTGCTCTACTACCGCTGCGAGCCGGCCCAGCCGCgtcccccaccagcagcagcagcgggtcAAGAGGAGCGTGTCGTGGTGCACAGCCCGCAGGGGCACGACGAGGCCCAGAGCCCCCCGCGGCCCAGCGCTGGGCCCTcgctgctgcacccccagcagccccacgcCACCCTGGGGCAGCTGCCGCTGCTCAGCGCCTTGCTGGCAGAACTGTCGCTAATCACCGGCCATGCCGCACCCGCTGCCGTCCACCCGCATCTGGCCTCGCTCTACCAGGCCCCAAGGAGCAGCGGCACGGACCTGCAGCCCCCTGGCTGCTCCTCTGTCCTCAAACCTGCGAAGGCACCTGCGAGGTCCCATGGGAACAGCGGAGCTGCCAGCCCTCCCTTCAGGCAAGGCCTGCAGGAGGCCACCTCCCAGGAGTCTGCACAGGCTGTGAGAAGACCTAAGAAAGCTGCACCCCAGGGAGAGACGGGATCTGAAAGGAACTGCAAACCTAAGGAAAACAGACCTCCCAGAAGGAAACTGCTGTATGGGCTGACAAATACACTGAGGCTACGGCTGCAGCAGACCAACCCTGATAAGCTGATACTGCTTGAAAGGAGAGAGCagtacagaagaaagcaaatggagaTGTTGAAGGAGAGAAGCCCTTCATCCAAAAAAAAGCTGCTCAGAAATGCTGGAGAAAAGCACATAGTTCCTTACAAGCACTGTAGCAACGGAGACAGTTCAAAGCAGGATGGTCAGTTTGATGAAATTGTCGAGACTCCATTACAAAACTGTGCTCTCAAAGAGTACTTTTCCAGCACAGGAGATGTTTCCCCTGACCTGCAGAAACAGGCTGTCGAAAGGCTGTTGAGGAAGAACGAGACTGCAAACAAAGAACATACACGCAAAGTAACTGCAGCCCCCTTACTGGAAGAAACCGTATTAAAGTCTGCTCACAAGGAAAGGGAATTGAAAGtccagcttccagcagctgtcCCATCAGATGCTAATGCAAAGGGAAGTAATGGTAATGAGGAAGAAGTACACTTACTTCATCATAAAACCACGGAGCACGATGATGTTTCTGTTGTAAGTGATCACAAACTAAGCCCCAGCACGAGTGTTGAAAAGAACTCTGAACTCATATACTCAGATGACTTTGTTGTTAGTCCTGACAACACAGCTTATTCAGAAGATTTCACCAGTGCTGAGTGTACAGGCAGAGACTTGGAAGCTTTTGACAGCAGTCCTGAACCTCTCTGGCTTGAAAGCCCAAAGCGACCTTGGTCAGATACAGAGCCAGAATCTATCAGGTCCAGAGTTTCAAAGGCAAGTCAAAGCGCTGAAAGTACATCAGATCTTCCAGTGCAGTCAGCTTCATCCCCAGTCCACTCTTTGAAGAGAAACCGCAAgttaaaaaacagcagaagaactAGGGGTGAATCTGTTGATGTACTTAATGATGTCTCCATTCAGAGAAGGTTATTCGATGAAGAACAGGAAGCCCAACAGATCAATAAGGATGAGAACAGAGTTGATCAGGATATTAAACAAGCATCTATACCAAGAAGCAAACAAGTTAGCACTGATACTGATCAGAATGTAGGAAAGGGGCAGACCTCCGTAGAACAAAGCCAGTCACTAACTCAAGTTAGCTCTTACTTGCCACCTGACTTGTCTGATCTTGAACCTAGTGCCCTGGAAACCAGTTTGCCAGACACAGATGGTGATTTCTTGGGACAACTACATGTTCCTAACCAATACAAAGACATCAGTGAACTTGTAATAAACAATCTTCCTGGATATACAATGTAA